One part of the Zingiber officinale cultivar Zhangliang unplaced genomic scaffold, Zo_v1.1 ctg130, whole genome shotgun sequence genome encodes these proteins:
- the LOC122036017 gene encoding uncharacterized protein LOC122036017: MLCSISRSTSTADANSNSTSDWLQRLHSSRGLSVPLHYHLDHFLSSDLNPDPPTNTNPNPNLPAILPPEALDLPPTDSPLPRKKHPLPSLGAGLDESQKIFDLVGGVLAELFVMEGPAATKTKKIARKQSHPRVCIPSVSASIDGCREPPATSPPSSADNSVAEAKNNRTKMRRKRGTARGSTDLDLSACSRTDVTVIDTSHPGWKSEKVIFRNGIMWKVRDKKVWNLNRKKRRLGLVGRSGNEKEKEQPPSGPKIAPAELSVSLQGQACQVDI; the protein is encoded by the exons ATGCTCTGCTCCATTTCCCGTTCCACTTCCACCGCCGACGCAAATTCCAATTCCACCTCCGATTGGCTCCAACGCCTCCACAGCTCTCGCGGCCTCTCCGTCCCCCTCCATTACCACCTCGATCACTTCCTCTCCTCTGATCTCAACCCCGATCCCCCTACTAACACCAACCCTAATCCTAACCTTCCTGCAATCCTGCCCCCGGAGGCCCTCGACCTGCCTCCCACCGACAGTCCTCTCCCCCGAAAGAAGCACCCGCTTCCCTCTCTCGGAGCCGGACTCGATGAGAGCCAGAAGATCTTCGATCTCGTCGGCGGCGTCCTCGCGGAGCTCTTTGTCATGGAAGGACCGGCCGCGACCAAAACCAAGAAGATCGCCCGGAAGCAGTCCCACCCTAGGGTTTGCATTCCCTCCGTTTCCGCTAGCATCGACGGCTGCCGTGAACCCCCCGCGACCTCCCCTCCCTCCAGCGCGGACAACAGCGTGGCCGAGGCCAAGAATAACCGGACGAAAATGCGCAGAAAGCGGGGCACCGCTAGGGGCTCGACGGACTTGGACTTGTCGGCGTGCTCGAGGACCGATGTAACCGTCATTGATACTAGTCATCCGGGTTGGAAGTCGGAGAAGGTCATCTTTAGGAACGGAATTATGTGGAAGGTCCGGGATAAGAAAGTTTGGAATTTGAACAGGAAGAAGAGAAGGTTGGGTCTTGTGGGGCGATCAGGCAACGAGAAAGAGAAAGAGCAACCTCCTTCTGGACCAAAAATTGCGCCGGCCGAGCTTTCGGTATCACTCCAA GGCCAGGCATGTCAGGTTGATATCTAG